The genomic DNA CGGAGGACTGGCTTTTTTTATTATATTAGTAATGCTTTTTGCCAAATTGGTGAAAATATTTATATACGAGAACTAACGTTGGGGTGATTATTTTGAAGAAGCAGCATGATACAATTATCGTTTTAGATTTTGGGAGTCAGTACAATCAGTTAATAGCACGTCGAATTCGTGAGTTCGGTGTATACAGTGAACTTCATCCACATACAATTACTGCAGAAGAAATTAAAGCAATGAATCCAAAAGGGATTATCTTCTCTGGTGGACCAAATAGTGTATACGGTGAAGGTGCATTACATTGTGATGAAAAAATCTTTGACCTAGGATTACCGATCTTCGGTATTTGTTACGGTATGCAGCTTATGACGCAACAATTCGGTGGTAAAGTAGAGCGTGCAAATCACCGTGAGTACGGAAAAGCTGTTCTTAAAGTAGAGAACGAATCAAAATTATATGCGAACCTTCCAGAAGAGCAAGTTGTATGGATGAGCCATGGCGACTTAGTAACTGGTTTACCTGAAGGATTCGTAGTAGATGCAACAAGTGAGTCTTGTCCAATTGCTGGTATGAGCAATGAAGCGAAAAACTTATACGGTGTACAATTCCACCCAGAAGTACGTCACTCTGAGCACGGTAACGATTTAATTAAAAACTTCGTATTCGGCGTATGTGGTTGTTCTGAAGGATGGAACATGGAGAACTTTATCGAAGTAGAATTAGAGAAAATCCGTGAAACTGTTGGAGACAAAAAAGTACTATGCGCACTTAGTGGCGGTGTAGACTCTTCTGTTGTAGCAGTATTAATTCATAAAGCGATCGGCGACCAATTAACATGTATTTTCGTTGATCATGGCTTCCTTCGTAAAGGTGAAGCAGAAGGCGTTATGAAAACATTCAGCGAAGGCTTCCACATGAACGTTATTAAAGTGGATGCACAAGAACGCTTCATGAACAAGTTAAAAGGTGTAGAAGATCCAGAACAAAAACGTAAAATCATCGGTAATGAATTCATTTACGTATTTGATGATGAAGCGTCTAAATTACAAGGAATGGACTTCCTAGCGCAAGGTACACTTTACACAGATATCGTTGAGAGTGGTACAGCAACTGCACAAACAATTAAATCTCACCATAACGTTGGTGGACTTCCAGAAGACATGCAGTTCAAATTAATTGAGCCTTTAAACACATTATTTAAAGATGAAGTACGTGTATTAGGATCAGAACTAGGAATTCCTGATGAAATCGTATGGCGTCAACCATTCCCAGGCCCTGGTCTTGGTATTCGTGTATTAGGTGAAATCACAGAAGAGAAATTAGAAATCGTTCGTGAATCTGATGCGATTTTACGTGAAGAAATTATTAAAGCAGGATTAGACCGCGAAATCTGGCAATACTTCACTGCGCTTCCTGGTATGCGTAGCGTAGGTGTTATGGGTGACGAGCGTACTTACGATTACACAGTAGGTATCCGTGCAGTAACATCTATCGACGGTATGACAGCTGACTGGGCACGTATCCCTTGGGATGTATTAGAGAAAATCTCTGTACGTATCGTAAACGAAGTAAAACACGTTAACCGTATCGTGTATGATGTAACGAGTAAGCCACCAGCAACAATTGAGTGGGAATAGTATTATAATAAAAGATCCATCTATTGCTCATGCATAGATGGATCTTTTATATTTTAAGTTAAATACGAACGAAAATATAAAAGTTCATAAAAATGTTCGTTTTTAAATTGACAAAAATACTTTCAAGAGTTAATATGAGTATGTAATTCAAACGAAAAGTGAATATTATGCCGTCGTATAATATCGGGGATATGGCCCGAAAGTTTCTACCTAGCTACCGTAAATGGCTTGACTACGAGGCGTTTTTATAAAGGTGAGGGGAATCTTATCTTTATTCATAGAACGCTTCCATGTATATGCAATGGAAGCCTTTTTTATTTTTAATAGATAAAAGAGGGCTAGGGAATTGCGGCGAGTAATCATATAACGGGGGAAACGTAAGATGAAACGCTATTTTCAGTTTGATGAACTCGGCACAAATTATAAAACAGAGTTCATAGCAGGTTTAACGACATTTTTATCTATGGCGTATGTGCTATTTGTCAATCCTGCTACGCTGTCACTTGGAAATGTTAAAGGATTACCGGCAGGTACAGGAATGGATCCGGGTGCAGTATTCGTTGCTACAGCATTAGCAGCAGCAATCGGTTCTTTAATTATGGGTATTTTCGCGAAGTATCCAATTGCTTTAGCGCCAGGTATGGGAATTAACGCGTTCTTTGCTTATACGGCAGTGTTAACGATGGGTATTCCGTGGCAGACAGCAATTGCTGGAACGTTAATGTCAGGTATTATCTTTATTATTCTTACTGCTTCAGGTATTCGTGAAAAAATCATTAATGCAATTCCATCAGAGTTAAAGTTTGCAGTAGCGGCAGGTATCGGATTATTCATTGCCTTCCTTGGATTCCAAAATGCCGGAATTATCGTGAAAAATGATGCTGTCCTTGTTGGGTTGGGGGATTTAACAAAGGGCACAACGTTACTAGCAATTTTCGGAGTTGTTACGACAATCATCTTCATGATTAAGAAAGTTAATGGTGCAGTATTCTACGGTATGATTCTTACAGCGATCTTAGGAGTGGCAACAGGATTAATTGATACTCCGAAAGCTGTAGTGGGAGCAATACCGAGTCTAGAACCAACGTTCGGTGCGGCGTTAACGCACTTTGGAGATATTTTCACTGTTCAAATGGGGATTGTTATTATAACGTTCTTCTTTATCGATTTCTTTGATACAGCAGGTACGCTTGTAGCGGTTGCGAATCAAGCGGGATTAATGAAGAACAATAAATTACCACGTGCAGGAAAAGCGTTATTTGCAGATGCGATTGCAACTGTAATCGGTGCGATCTTAGGTACATCAACAACAACGTCTTACATTGAATCGTCTGCAGGGGTAGCAGCGGGAGGACGTTCTGGATTTACAGCAGTTGTAACAGCGGGATTCTTCTTACTGGCACTATTCTTCTCGCCATTACTAAGTGTTGTAACACCAGCTGTAACGGCACCAGCATTAATTATTGTAGGGATCTTGATGGTTTCTTCTTTAGGAGAAATTGATTGGAAGAAATTCGAGATTGCAGTACCAGCATTCTTTACAATCATTTCAATGCCACTTACGTATAGTATTGCGACAGGGATTGCGATTGGGTTTATCTTCTATCCAATTACAATGGTAGTAAGTGGTCGTCGTAAAGAGATTCATCCAATTATGTATGTTATGGGAGTTTTATTCGTACTATATTTCATCTACGTTCGTAAATAAAAGGGGTTTTTTGAAAGGTCTAGACTTAAGGGGAGTCTAGACCTTTTTTGCGTCTTCAGAAAAACTTAAGGATTTCCGAGCGTTTTTCTTCAGAAGTTTTCCTATAATAGAAGTTAGGGATTAAAAAAGTAATGGGGGAGATATTGTGGCACACGAAACAATACTTGTCGTAGATGATGAAAAAGAAATTCGAAATTTAATTACAATCTATTTAAAGAATGAAGGATATAAAGTACTGCAAGCAGGAGATGGAGAAGAAGGATTACGTCTCCTGGAAGAAAATGAAGTGCATCTAGTCGTACTAGATATTATGATGCCAAAAGTAGACGGTATTCATATGTGTATGAAAGTAAGGGAAGAAAAAGAAATGCCAATCATTATGCTTTCAGCGAAAACGCAAGATATGGATAAGATTTTAGGATTAACAACGGGTGCTGATGATTATGTAACGAAGCCGTTTAATCCGTTAGAGTTAATCGCAAGAATTAAATCTCAGTTACGCCGTTATATGAAAATGAATGGTTTCGCTATACAAAATGAGGACGAGCTAGAAATTGGAGAGATGAAAATTAACAGCTCAACCCATAAAGTTATTGTAGAGGGAGAAGAAGTGAAACTAACTCCGAGGGAATTTTCAATTTTAGAATTGCTAGCCCGTAATCCAGGTATGGTCTTTAGCGCGGAGCAAATTTATGAAAAGGTTTGGAACGAACGATCTTTCCAGTCTGATAATACTGTAATGGTTCATATTCGAAAAGTACGTGAAAAGATTGAGGAGAATCCAAGGAAACCTAGATATATAAAAACAGTATGGGGAGTGGGGTATAAGATTGAAAAAGATATTTAATCCTTTTACTTATGTAAGGAAAACAAGAGAATTAATTGAGAAATTAGTAAAGAGCGTACGGAAGAGTATAAGAATTCAATTGATTACTACTTTTGCTGCTTGTGCGTTATTAGGAGTTTTGTCAGCAAAGGCAGCTGCGCCATTTTTTGAGAATGCGAATCGTCAAGCGACTATCGATTATCGGGCTGGTATGGAACGAATTAATCACCAAGCTCAAGGGGCGGCAAATAGTTCGGTTCATGAAAATAAATTAGAA from Bacillus basilensis includes the following:
- a CDS encoding NCS2 family permease: MKRYFQFDELGTNYKTEFIAGLTTFLSMAYVLFVNPATLSLGNVKGLPAGTGMDPGAVFVATALAAAIGSLIMGIFAKYPIALAPGMGINAFFAYTAVLTMGIPWQTAIAGTLMSGIIFIILTASGIREKIINAIPSELKFAVAAGIGLFIAFLGFQNAGIIVKNDAVLVGLGDLTKGTTLLAIFGVVTTIIFMIKKVNGAVFYGMILTAILGVATGLIDTPKAVVGAIPSLEPTFGAALTHFGDIFTVQMGIVIITFFFIDFFDTAGTLVAVANQAGLMKNNKLPRAGKALFADAIATVIGAILGTSTTTSYIESSAGVAAGGRSGFTAVVTAGFFLLALFFSPLLSVVTPAVTAPALIIVGILMVSSLGEIDWKKFEIAVPAFFTIISMPLTYSIATGIAIGFIFYPITMVVSGRRKEIHPIMYVMGVLFVLYFIYVRK
- the guaA gene encoding glutamine-hydrolyzing GMP synthase — its product is MKKQHDTIIVLDFGSQYNQLIARRIREFGVYSELHPHTITAEEIKAMNPKGIIFSGGPNSVYGEGALHCDEKIFDLGLPIFGICYGMQLMTQQFGGKVERANHREYGKAVLKVENESKLYANLPEEQVVWMSHGDLVTGLPEGFVVDATSESCPIAGMSNEAKNLYGVQFHPEVRHSEHGNDLIKNFVFGVCGCSEGWNMENFIEVELEKIRETVGDKKVLCALSGGVDSSVVAVLIHKAIGDQLTCIFVDHGFLRKGEAEGVMKTFSEGFHMNVIKVDAQERFMNKLKGVEDPEQKRKIIGNEFIYVFDDEASKLQGMDFLAQGTLYTDIVESGTATAQTIKSHHNVGGLPEDMQFKLIEPLNTLFKDEVRVLGSELGIPDEIVWRQPFPGPGLGIRVLGEITEEKLEIVRESDAILREEIIKAGLDREIWQYFTALPGMRSVGVMGDERTYDYTVGIRAVTSIDGMTADWARIPWDVLEKISVRIVNEVKHVNRIVYDVTSKPPATIEWE
- a CDS encoding response regulator transcription factor, with amino-acid sequence MAHETILVVDDEKEIRNLITIYLKNEGYKVLQAGDGEEGLRLLEENEVHLVVLDIMMPKVDGIHMCMKVREEKEMPIIMLSAKTQDMDKILGLTTGADDYVTKPFNPLELIARIKSQLRRYMKMNGFAIQNEDELEIGEMKINSSTHKVIVEGEEVKLTPREFSILELLARNPGMVFSAEQIYEKVWNERSFQSDNTVMVHIRKVREKIEENPRKPRYIKTVWGVGYKIEKDI